A window of the Bradyrhizobium diazoefficiens genome harbors these coding sequences:
- a CDS encoding ABC transporter ATP-binding protein, with product MLLEARGITKAFGSFKAVDDASATLDQGDILGLIGPNGAGKSTFFNCLTGDLKTTSGRVLFEGRDITDFTPELRAGLGLARTFQVPQTFEGMTVLENVMIGAFLRTAHRKEAETKARAVLERVGMSRLADAPARSLGTPGRKRLEIARALATEPKVLLLDEAMAGLNAHEVKLAIDLVRDIHRSGITLVIVEHIMEVIMSLASRVMVFHQGKEIARGSPRDVTSNPAVIEAYLGKRAAKAAAGHTPVELMGGPDL from the coding sequence ATGCTCCTTGAGGCGCGCGGGATCACCAAGGCGTTCGGCAGCTTCAAGGCGGTGGATGACGCCTCCGCGACGCTGGACCAGGGCGACATTCTCGGCCTGATCGGCCCGAATGGTGCGGGCAAGTCGACCTTCTTCAATTGCCTGACCGGCGATCTCAAAACCACCTCCGGCCGCGTCCTGTTCGAGGGACGCGACATCACCGATTTCACGCCGGAGCTGCGCGCCGGGCTCGGGCTTGCCCGCACCTTCCAGGTGCCGCAGACCTTCGAAGGCATGACCGTACTCGAAAACGTCATGATCGGTGCGTTCCTGCGCACCGCGCATCGCAAGGAAGCCGAGACCAAAGCGCGCGCCGTGCTGGAGCGCGTGGGCATGAGCCGGCTCGCGGACGCACCGGCGCGCTCGCTCGGCACGCCCGGCCGCAAGCGGCTGGAGATCGCCCGCGCGCTTGCGACCGAACCAAAAGTGTTGCTGCTCGACGAAGCCATGGCCGGCCTCAACGCGCATGAGGTGAAGCTCGCGATCGATCTCGTCCGCGACATCCATCGTTCCGGCATCACGCTCGTCATCGTCGAGCACATCATGGAAGTGATCATGTCGCTCGCCAGCCGCGTGATGGTCTTTCACCAGGGCAAGGAGATCGCCCGCGGCTCGCCGCGCGACGTTACGTCCAATCCGGCGGTGATCGAGGCCTATCTCGGCAAACGCGCGGCGAAGGCGGCCGCCGGCCACACGCCGGTCGAGCTGATGGGCGGGCCGGACCTATGA
- a CDS encoding branched-chain amino acid ABC transporter permease, which translates to MRRLIWLSVVAAVAIAYPLLLSSPFQQRLGALVLLYAIAASAWNIVGGYAGQVSVGHVVFFGCGAYAAMGSYAKFGLSPLFGIPGGIVLAVGLAAIIGMPTLRLSGHYFSMATIAVAETMRLIVTNTDWLGAAVGLSGPTVPRNIFDLSFLSSLPYYYLFLVVLAVTLFITWWMTNSRMGFYLRAIKDSERAARSLGAPASRTKLYAYMLSAAFTSVAGALYAMMFGFVDPESGLGILISVKILIMAALGGAGLLFGPLVGAAILVPLEEISNSWLGGKGAGLTFVLYGAIIVLIARFQPGGLLSLFTRRRKPTADTGARHAP; encoded by the coding sequence ATGCGGCGCCTGATCTGGCTCTCGGTCGTCGCAGCGGTCGCGATCGCTTACCCCTTGCTCTTGTCCTCGCCGTTCCAGCAGCGCCTCGGCGCGCTGGTATTGCTCTACGCGATTGCGGCGTCCGCCTGGAACATCGTCGGCGGCTATGCCGGCCAGGTCTCGGTCGGCCATGTCGTGTTCTTCGGCTGCGGCGCCTATGCCGCGATGGGGAGTTACGCCAAATTCGGCCTGTCGCCGCTGTTCGGCATTCCCGGCGGCATCGTTCTCGCGGTTGGGCTCGCCGCGATCATCGGCATGCCGACGCTGCGGCTGTCGGGGCATTACTTCAGCATGGCGACGATCGCGGTCGCCGAGACGATGCGGTTGATCGTCACCAACACCGACTGGCTGGGTGCGGCCGTTGGCCTCTCGGGTCCGACCGTGCCGCGCAACATCTTCGATCTCTCGTTTCTGTCGTCGCTGCCTTACTATTATCTCTTCCTCGTTGTCCTCGCGGTCACGCTGTTCATCACCTGGTGGATGACCAACAGCCGGATGGGATTTTACTTGCGCGCGATCAAGGATTCCGAGCGCGCCGCGCGCTCGCTCGGCGCACCCGCGAGTCGCACCAAGCTTTACGCCTACATGCTGAGCGCGGCGTTCACCAGCGTCGCCGGCGCGCTCTATGCGATGATGTTCGGCTTTGTCGATCCCGAGTCAGGGCTCGGCATCCTGATCTCCGTCAAGATCCTGATCATGGCTGCGCTCGGCGGGGCAGGGCTGCTGTTCGGACCGCTGGTGGGCGCGGCGATCCTGGTGCCATTGGAAGAGATCTCCAACAGCTGGCTCGGCGGCAAGGGGGCAGGGCTCACCTTCGTGCTCTATGGCGCGATCATCGTCTTGATTGCGCGCTTCCAGCCCGGCGGCCTGCTCAGCCTGTTCACGCGGCGCAGGAAGCCCACTGCGGATACGGGAGCACGCCATGCTCCTTGA
- a CDS encoding TonB-dependent receptor — MGLVVAPRSLRAIAARNSFELDGNSGKAVSAVAGLIAVASVSSGAQAQQSNLPPVNVDAPVERPRPAASKPTPEQVRARNALRRAAQRQQVQQQAAAAAPAPAGAVDRNPYADPAAPYKVDHVQASGKFPEPMLNTPKTITVLSKEVLEDKNATTLKEIGRSTAGVTLGSGEGGNAFGDRFFIRGFDARNDVFIDGIRDPAVSIRENFFTEQIEILRGPASSYAGRGTAGGAINIVTKQAGDVNFKRMDTEFGTDRTKRVTLDVNQVIDPTFSVRTGGLFQDANVAGRNYVTDDRWGTFLSTKYTPTNDIKITTNYVHTDLSGLPDFGVPYYKQGNVPVTSAGIPRGTWYGFLNRDFQTARQDFGTATAEYKVNEAITLSSKVRGEHSLLNYIGTLPQNPVTTNINPLLWTTTASAQSRYQTVDVWANQNEATFKLDTGGVKHTAVFGVEYTNENISIDRYSGLASELAGSGFTSNGALSGINLYSPQSTYIGGFGSPSLTGNPTRYGVNTSSVYVMDTANWQDTIIVNGGIRYDGYNMSSSTNAAYLKMNSDLVNYNVGLVYKPTSIGSIYAAYTTSANPFGSELDATGTDYGGVPANTTVLLGPERNKAAEVGTKWELADRHLLVSAALFHTTKDNARETNASGLLTSNAAYRIQGIDIEAEGKITDRWSIFGGLVLMQSKVTQSNIAANLGLQLANVAHQSFSMLTKYKFDGDWEVGGQAVYRSKVYGGTFAANTGNQLPSYWRFDAFVEKKIDKNWTMKFYAQNLTNKLYYDTLYRSAVPFVAVAPGRAFYLITTAKF; from the coding sequence ATGGGGCTGGTGGTGGCTCCGCGATCGTTGCGTGCGATCGCGGCAAGAAATTCATTTGAACTCGACGGCAATTCCGGCAAGGCGGTGTCGGCCGTCGCCGGGCTGATTGCAGTGGCATCGGTGTCGAGCGGTGCGCAAGCGCAGCAGTCGAACCTGCCGCCGGTGAACGTCGACGCGCCGGTCGAGCGCCCGCGCCCGGCAGCCTCGAAGCCGACGCCGGAGCAGGTCCGCGCGCGCAACGCGCTTCGTCGCGCCGCGCAGCGCCAGCAGGTGCAGCAGCAGGCGGCCGCCGCCGCACCGGCGCCAGCCGGCGCCGTCGATCGCAATCCCTATGCCGATCCGGCCGCGCCCTACAAGGTCGACCACGTCCAGGCGTCCGGCAAGTTTCCCGAGCCGATGCTGAACACGCCGAAGACGATCACGGTGCTGAGCAAGGAAGTGCTCGAGGACAAGAACGCGACGACGCTGAAGGAGATCGGCCGCTCCACCGCCGGCGTGACGCTGGGGTCGGGCGAGGGCGGCAACGCCTTCGGCGACCGCTTCTTCATCCGCGGCTTCGATGCACGCAACGACGTCTTCATCGACGGCATCCGCGATCCCGCCGTGTCGATCCGCGAGAACTTCTTCACCGAGCAGATCGAAATTTTGCGCGGACCGGCATCGTCCTATGCCGGCCGCGGCACCGCCGGCGGCGCCATCAACATCGTCACCAAGCAGGCCGGCGACGTCAACTTCAAGCGGATGGATACCGAGTTCGGCACCGACAGGACCAAGCGCGTGACGCTTGACGTCAACCAGGTGATCGACCCGACCTTCTCGGTGCGCACCGGCGGCCTGTTCCAGGACGCCAATGTCGCCGGCCGCAACTACGTGACCGACGATCGCTGGGGCACGTTCCTGTCGACCAAGTACACCCCGACCAACGACATCAAGATCACGACGAACTACGTCCACACCGATCTCAGCGGTCTGCCTGATTTCGGCGTGCCCTATTACAAGCAGGGTAACGTGCCGGTGACGTCGGCCGGCATTCCGCGCGGGACCTGGTACGGCTTTCTCAACCGCGACTTCCAGACCGCGCGGCAGGATTTCGGCACGGCGACCGCGGAGTACAAGGTCAACGAGGCGATTACGCTGAGCAGCAAGGTGCGCGGCGAGCATTCGCTGCTCAACTATATCGGCACGCTGCCGCAGAACCCGGTGACGACCAACATCAATCCGCTGCTCTGGACCACGACGGCGAGCGCGCAGAGCCGCTACCAGACCGTGGACGTCTGGGCCAACCAGAACGAGGCCACGTTCAAGCTCGACACCGGCGGGGTCAAGCACACCGCAGTGTTCGGCGTCGAATACACCAACGAGAATATCTCGATCGACCGTTACTCGGGTCTCGCATCGGAGCTGGCCGGCTCCGGCTTCACGAGCAACGGGGCTCTCTCGGGAATCAATCTCTACTCGCCTCAATCCACCTATATTGGTGGCTTCGGCTCACCGTCGCTGACGGGCAATCCGACGCGCTATGGCGTCAACACCAGCAGCGTCTACGTTATGGACACCGCGAACTGGCAGGACACCATCATCGTCAATGGTGGCATCCGCTACGACGGATACAACATGAGCTCGTCGACCAACGCGGCCTATCTGAAAATGAACTCCGATCTGGTCAACTACAACGTCGGCCTGGTCTACAAACCGACGTCGATCGGCAGCATCTATGCGGCCTACACGACCTCGGCCAATCCGTTCGGCTCGGAGCTTGACGCGACCGGCACCGATTACGGCGGCGTTCCCGCCAACACGACCGTTCTGCTCGGGCCCGAGCGCAACAAGGCGGCTGAGGTCGGCACCAAGTGGGAGCTCGCCGATCGTCATCTGCTGGTCAGCGCGGCGCTATTCCACACCACGAAGGACAACGCGCGCGAGACCAACGCCTCGGGCCTGCTGACCTCGAACGCAGCCTACCGCATCCAGGGCATCGACATCGAGGCCGAGGGCAAGATCACCGATCGCTGGAGCATCTTCGGCGGCCTGGTGCTGATGCAGTCGAAGGTCACGCAGAGCAACATCGCCGCCAATCTCGGCCTGCAGCTCGCTAACGTCGCGCACCAGTCGTTCAGCATGCTGACCAAGTACAAGTTCGACGGCGATTGGGAAGTCGGTGGCCAAGCGGTGTACCGCTCCAAGGTCTATGGCGGCACGTTCGCGGCCAACACCGGCAACCAGCTGCCGAGCTACTGGCGCTTCGATGCGTTCGTCGAGAAGAAGATCGACAAGAACTGGACCATGAAGTTCTACGCGCAGAACCTCACCAACAAGCTCTACTACGACACGCTCTATCGCAGCGCCGTGCCGTTCGTCGCGGTCGCGCCGGGGCGGGCGTTCTATCTGATCACGACGGCCAAGTTCTGA
- a CDS encoding efflux RND transporter periplasmic adaptor subunit: MKKSRPILWILVIAAVAGAGYFGWQRYSASEAAKAQAAQKGAPRVAAVPVSIAPVQKVDFPVYLTGLGTVQGFNTVQVRTRVDGQIDKIAFTEGQMVNQGDLLVEIDPRPFQAVLDQAKAKKAQDEANLANANLDLQRYTKLGEFATRQQTDTQRSTVAQLTAQIAADEAAISNAKTQLDYTQVKSPIAGVAGLRQVDIGNIVNASSQTGVVTIAQVEPITVIFTAPENQLPYISEGQKSGELKVIAFTTDGKKTLAEGKLAVINNQVDTTSGTIRLKAVFDNKEHTLWPGQSVSTRLLVRTLKDATVVPDDAVLHSTNGLYAYTVGQDNKAEVRKLKVSYSIDGRSVVDEGLSAGQQVITGGQYKVQPGSIVSTAVASSDPVQKTKVKQE; the protein is encoded by the coding sequence ATGAAAAAGTCACGGCCGATCCTGTGGATTCTCGTCATCGCAGCTGTGGCCGGAGCCGGCTATTTCGGCTGGCAGCGATACTCGGCATCAGAGGCCGCGAAGGCCCAGGCGGCGCAGAAGGGTGCGCCGCGGGTCGCCGCCGTGCCCGTGAGCATCGCGCCGGTCCAGAAGGTCGACTTCCCGGTCTACCTCACCGGCCTCGGCACGGTGCAGGGCTTCAACACCGTACAAGTCCGGACCCGGGTGGACGGCCAGATCGACAAGATCGCCTTCACCGAAGGCCAAATGGTCAACCAAGGCGATCTCCTGGTCGAGATCGATCCGCGCCCGTTCCAGGCCGTCCTCGATCAGGCTAAGGCCAAGAAGGCGCAGGACGAGGCCAATCTCGCCAACGCCAATCTCGATCTGCAGCGCTACACCAAGCTCGGTGAATTCGCGACGCGGCAGCAGACCGATACGCAACGCTCCACCGTTGCCCAGCTCACCGCCCAGATCGCCGCCGACGAAGCCGCGATCTCCAACGCCAAGACCCAGCTCGACTACACCCAGGTCAAGTCGCCGATCGCCGGCGTCGCAGGCCTGCGTCAGGTCGACATCGGCAACATCGTCAACGCCTCGAGCCAGACCGGCGTCGTCACCATCGCGCAGGTCGAGCCGATCACGGTGATCTTCACCGCGCCGGAAAACCAGCTGCCTTATATCAGCGAGGGCCAGAAGTCCGGCGAGCTCAAGGTGATCGCGTTCACCACCGACGGCAAGAAGACACTGGCCGAGGGCAAGCTCGCCGTCATCAACAACCAGGTTGATACGACCAGCGGGACTATTCGGCTCAAGGCGGTGTTCGACAACAAGGAACACACGCTGTGGCCGGGACAGTCGGTGTCGACACGCCTGTTGGTGCGGACCCTGAAGGATGCGACCGTCGTCCCCGATGACGCTGTGCTGCATTCGACCAACGGCCTCTACGCCTATACCGTCGGCCAGGACAACAAGGCCGAGGTTCGCAAGCTCAAGGTCAGCTACTCCATCGACGGACGTTCGGTTGTCGATGAAGGTTTGAGCGCCGGTCAGCAGGTGATCACCGGCGGTCAGTATAAAGTACAGCCCGGCAGTATCGTTTCGACGGCCGTGGCGAGTTCGGATCCGGTTCAGAAAACCAAGGTTAAGCAGGAATGA
- a CDS encoding multidrug efflux RND transporter permease subunit, whose translation MTEGGISAPFIRYPIGTSLLMAGILFVGLVAYPLLPVAPLPQVDFPTIQITANLPGGSPETMASSVAQPLERQFAQIPGIAQMTSTSYLGTASITIQFDLNRSIDGAANDVQGAINAASGQLPKNLPSPPTYRKVNPADSPILLLSATSDTLPLTTVSDSIDAQLAQQISQISGVAQVFIGGQQKPSVRVQIDPAKLVAKGLSLEDVRSAIAITTVDSPKGNIDGDKRAYTIYANDQLLQSKDWNDVIIAYRNGGPLRIKDIGQAVTGPEDAKQAAWANGKRGVFLVVFKQPGANVIETVDRIKATLPRLVAAIPPAVKIELISDRTTTIRAAVADVQFTLLLTICLVVMVIFLFLRSFWATVIPAITVPLALLGACALMWVFGYSLDNLSLMALTIAVGFVVDDAIVMLENITRYIEEGEKPLAAAFRGSKEIGFTIVSISVSLVAVLIPLLLMGGIIGRLFREFAVVLAMTIFVSMFVSLTLTPMMASRFLRSHSEVTHGKFYQWSERAFDAMLRGYEYGLDHALAWRRTTLVIFFATLALSVYLFVLIPKGFFPQQDVGLITATSEASQDISFKDMVRRQEQLGQIIMADPDVASVAMAIGGSGRAGNNGNLFITLKPRDQREASAQQIIARLRPKFDKVEGARLYMQAAQDVRLGGRPTRTQFEFTLQDADLGELNEWAPKILAKMQTLPELRDVATDQQTQGTTVQLKINRDTASRYGIQPQLIDDTLYDAFGQRQVAQYFTQLNSYHVILEILPEMQGNLESLNKLYLKSPLTGDQVPLSTFATWTTDPVRPLSISHQGQFPAITISFNLAQDVALGQATQAVQQAMADLGAPATLNSSFQGTAQAFQQSLGTVPLLILAALVVVYLILGILYESYIHPITILSTLPSAGVGALLILMAAGFDFSLIALIGIILLIGIVKKNGIMMVDFAIAAERDEHKTPEESIRQAALLRFRPIMMTTMAALLGGVPLMLGHGTGAEIRQPLGYAMVGGLIVSQALTLFTTPVVYLYLDKFSNLFKDHSAEDEGRDATGRGTVKEAAE comes from the coding sequence ATGACCGAAGGCGGGATTTCGGCACCTTTCATCCGTTATCCCATCGGCACATCGCTGCTGATGGCCGGCATTCTTTTTGTCGGTCTCGTCGCCTATCCGCTGCTGCCGGTCGCCCCGCTGCCGCAGGTGGACTTCCCGACCATCCAGATCACGGCCAATTTGCCGGGCGGCAGCCCGGAGACGATGGCCTCGTCGGTCGCGCAGCCGCTGGAGCGCCAGTTCGCCCAGATTCCCGGCATCGCGCAGATGACCTCGACGAGCTATCTGGGCACCGCCTCGATCACCATCCAGTTCGACCTCAACCGAAGCATCGACGGCGCCGCCAATGACGTGCAGGGCGCCATCAACGCCGCCAGCGGCCAGTTGCCGAAGAACCTGCCCTCGCCGCCGACCTACCGCAAGGTGAACCCGGCGGACTCGCCGATCCTGCTGCTGTCGGCGACATCGGACACGCTGCCGCTGACCACTGTCAGCGATTCGATTGACGCCCAGCTCGCCCAGCAGATCAGCCAGATCTCCGGCGTGGCGCAGGTGTTCATCGGCGGCCAGCAGAAACCCTCGGTCCGCGTCCAGATTGATCCGGCGAAACTCGTGGCCAAGGGCCTGTCGCTGGAAGACGTGCGCAGCGCGATCGCCATCACCACGGTCGACAGCCCCAAGGGCAATATCGACGGCGACAAGCGCGCCTACACGATCTACGCCAACGACCAATTGTTGCAGTCCAAGGACTGGAACGACGTCATTATCGCCTACCGCAACGGCGGCCCGTTGCGGATCAAGGACATCGGCCAGGCCGTCACCGGTCCTGAGGACGCCAAGCAGGCGGCCTGGGCCAACGGCAAGCGCGGCGTGTTCCTGGTGGTGTTCAAGCAGCCGGGCGCCAACGTCATCGAGACCGTCGACCGGATCAAGGCGACCCTGCCCCGCCTCGTTGCGGCGATCCCGCCCGCGGTCAAGATCGAGCTCATCAGCGACCGCACCACGACCATCCGCGCCGCAGTCGCGGACGTGCAGTTCACGCTGCTGCTGACCATTTGCCTCGTGGTCATGGTCATCTTCCTCTTCCTGCGCAGCTTCTGGGCGACTGTGATCCCCGCCATCACGGTGCCGCTGGCGCTTTTGGGCGCCTGCGCGCTGATGTGGGTGTTCGGCTATTCGCTCGACAATCTGTCGCTGATGGCGCTCACGATCGCGGTCGGATTCGTGGTCGACGACGCCATCGTGATGCTCGAGAACATCACGCGCTACATCGAGGAAGGCGAGAAACCGCTCGCCGCCGCCTTCAGAGGCTCCAAGGAAATCGGCTTCACCATCGTGTCGATCAGCGTCTCGCTGGTGGCGGTTCTGATCCCGCTCTTGCTGATGGGCGGAATCATCGGACGCCTGTTCCGCGAGTTCGCGGTTGTGCTGGCGATGACGATCTTCGTCTCGATGTTCGTGTCGCTGACGCTGACGCCGATGATGGCCTCGCGCTTCCTGCGCTCTCACAGCGAAGTCACTCACGGCAAGTTCTACCAGTGGAGCGAGCGCGCGTTCGACGCGATGCTGCGCGGCTACGAATACGGGCTAGACCATGCGCTGGCCTGGCGCCGCACCACACTCGTGATCTTCTTCGCCACGCTGGCTCTGTCGGTCTATCTCTTCGTCCTGATCCCGAAGGGCTTCTTCCCGCAGCAGGACGTCGGCCTGATCACCGCCACCTCGGAGGCCTCCCAGGACATTTCCTTCAAGGACATGGTCAGGCGCCAGGAGCAGCTCGGCCAGATCATCATGGCCGATCCCGACGTTGCCAGCGTGGCCATGGCGATCGGCGGCAGCGGCCGTGCCGGCAACAACGGCAATTTGTTCATCACGCTGAAGCCTCGCGACCAGCGTGAGGCCTCGGCCCAGCAAATCATCGCGCGGCTGCGCCCGAAGTTCGACAAGGTGGAAGGCGCCCGGCTCTACATGCAGGCGGCGCAGGACGTCCGGCTCGGCGGCCGTCCGACGCGTACACAGTTTGAGTTCACCTTGCAGGACGCCGACCTCGGCGAGCTGAACGAATGGGCGCCGAAGATTCTCGCCAAGATGCAGACGCTGCCGGAGCTGCGCGACGTCGCGACCGACCAGCAGACCCAGGGCACCACGGTCCAGCTCAAGATCAACCGCGACACCGCCTCGCGCTACGGCATCCAGCCGCAGCTTATCGACGACACGCTCTACGACGCCTTCGGCCAGCGCCAAGTCGCCCAGTACTTCACGCAGCTCAACAGCTACCACGTGATCCTGGAAATCCTGCCGGAGATGCAGGGCAATCTCGAATCGCTGAACAAGCTCTACCTGAAGTCACCACTCACCGGCGACCAGGTGCCGCTGTCCACGTTCGCGACCTGGACGACCGATCCGGTCCGTCCGCTCTCGATCAGCCACCAGGGCCAGTTCCCGGCGATCACGATCAGCTTCAACCTCGCCCAGGACGTCGCGCTCGGCCAGGCCACGCAAGCCGTGCAGCAGGCAATGGCCGATCTCGGCGCGCCGGCAACGCTGAACTCGAGCTTCCAGGGCACCGCGCAGGCGTTCCAGCAGTCGCTCGGCACCGTGCCGCTGCTGATCCTCGCGGCGCTGGTCGTGGTCTACCTGATCCTCGGCATCCTCTATGAGAGCTACATCCATCCGATCACGATTCTGTCGACCCTGCCCTCGGCCGGCGTCGGCGCGCTGCTCATTCTGATGGCCGCCGGCTTCGACTTCAGCCTCATTGCCTTGATCGGAATCATCCTGCTGATCGGCATCGTGAAGAAGAACGGCATCATGATGGTCGACTTCGCCATCGCCGCGGAACGCGACGAGCACAAGACGCCGGAGGAATCGATCCGCCAGGCCGCGCTGCTCCGCTTCCGCCCGATCATGATGACCACGATGGCCGCGCTGCTCGGCGGCGTGCCACTGATGCTCGGCCACGGCACCGGCGCCGAAATCCGCCAGCCGCTTGGTTACGCCATGGTCGGCGGCCTGATCGTCAGCCAGGCGCTCACGCTGTTCACCACGCCGGTGGTCTATCTGTATCTCGACAAGTTCTCGAACCTGTTCAAGGACCATTCGGCCGAGGACGAAGGGCGCGACGCGACCGGGCGCGGCACCGTCAAGGAAGCCGCCGAGTAA
- a CDS encoding branched-chain amino acid ABC transporter permease encodes MSFVLVQVIVGGLLLGAVYALFSSGLTLVWGMMNIVNFAHGDFVMLGMYVAYVVYTLMGGGPILGAPLATLVLATVGVVVYFALIRDIMKGPMLAQILGTFGLALLLRYSVFWWFGANFLSMPQDIVGGTYAFAGLRIEASRLLAGVVALLVTLGLHLLLTRTSLGSKMLAVAEDQTAAQLMGIRPDTMQAIAWAIAAGATGLAGALIANFFYIVPTVGETLSIVAFVTVSLGGFGSVPGALVAGLLIGVIESLSGYLIGAVYKDIVVYVLFLFFLWFRPQGLMGKM; translated from the coding sequence ATGTCTTTTGTCCTCGTGCAGGTGATTGTCGGCGGGCTTCTGCTTGGCGCCGTCTACGCCCTGTTTTCCTCGGGCCTCACGCTGGTGTGGGGCATGATGAACATCGTCAATTTCGCGCATGGCGATTTCGTGATGCTCGGCATGTACGTCGCCTATGTCGTCTACACCCTGATGGGAGGCGGGCCGATCCTCGGCGCACCGCTGGCAACGCTGGTGCTCGCAACCGTCGGCGTCGTCGTCTACTTCGCCCTGATCCGCGACATCATGAAGGGGCCGATGCTGGCGCAGATCCTCGGCACCTTCGGGCTCGCGCTCTTGCTCCGCTATTCCGTGTTCTGGTGGTTCGGTGCCAACTTTCTGTCGATGCCGCAGGACATCGTCGGCGGCACCTATGCGTTTGCGGGCCTGCGCATCGAGGCCTCGCGGCTGCTGGCCGGCGTGGTCGCGCTGCTGGTGACGCTCGGCCTTCATCTGTTGCTGACGCGCACCTCGCTCGGCTCGAAAATGCTGGCGGTGGCGGAGGATCAGACCGCGGCGCAGTTGATGGGGATCCGGCCCGACACCATGCAGGCGATTGCCTGGGCGATCGCGGCCGGCGCGACGGGACTGGCCGGCGCGCTGATCGCGAATTTCTTCTACATCGTGCCGACGGTCGGCGAGACGCTCAGCATCGTCGCCTTCGTCACGGTGTCGCTCGGCGGCTTCGGCAGCGTGCCCGGCGCGCTGGTCGCGGGTCTGTTGATCGGCGTGATCGAGTCGCTGTCCGGCTATCTGATCGGCGCGGTCTACAAGGACATCGTCGTCTATGTCCTGTTCCTATTCTTCCTCTGGTTCCGGCCGCAAGGCCTGATGGGGAAGATGTGA
- a CDS encoding ABC transporter ATP-binding protein yields MSGPLLRIEHLEVRYGDLIGVSDVSLEVPEGSVVALLGSNGGGKTTTLNAIAGLIPIHSGTISFRGEDIAGQRAFAIVRKGLALSPEGWRLFVQQSVENNLMLGATPLHDKSRQATLLERVYEIFPRLKERRNQRAGTMSGGERQMLAVGRALMSDPKLLMLDEPSLGLAPAVVESMYETFGRLHREGLTILLAEQSIELALEVSDFATVLQVGKSVLSGTAAALAEDPQVQKAYLGVD; encoded by the coding sequence ATGAGCGGACCGTTGCTCAGGATCGAGCATCTCGAGGTGCGCTATGGCGACCTCATCGGTGTCTCCGACGTCTCGCTGGAAGTGCCGGAAGGCAGCGTCGTCGCGCTGCTCGGCTCCAATGGCGGCGGCAAAACCACGACGCTGAATGCGATCGCCGGCCTCATCCCCATACATTCCGGAACGATCAGCTTTCGCGGCGAGGACATCGCCGGCCAAAGGGCCTTTGCGATCGTGCGCAAGGGACTGGCGCTGTCGCCGGAAGGCTGGCGGCTGTTCGTGCAGCAGAGTGTCGAGAACAACCTTATGCTCGGCGCGACGCCGCTGCACGACAAGTCGCGCCAGGCCACGCTGCTCGAGCGCGTCTACGAGATTTTTCCGCGGCTGAAGGAGCGCCGCAATCAGCGCGCCGGCACCATGTCCGGCGGCGAGCGGCAGATGCTCGCGGTCGGCCGCGCCCTGATGAGCGATCCAAAACTCCTGATGTTGGACGAACCCTCGCTCGGCCTGGCGCCAGCGGTGGTCGAATCCATGTACGAGACTTTTGGTCGCCTGCACCGGGAGGGCCTGACCATCCTGCTCGCCGAGCAATCGATCGAGCTCGCACTGGAGGTCTCGGACTTCGCCACCGTGCTCCAGGTCGGCAAGAGCGTGCTGTCCGGCACCGCGGCGGCATTGGCCGAGGATCCGCAGGTGCAGAAGGCCTATCTTGGCGTCGACTGA
- a CDS encoding invasion associated locus B family protein yields MLMQSRLVALAAAVLLSTGAAYAQQGAKKNAAPPAAAAQPAPAPTQPQAEGAPAQPGWIARCTSASRDAPLECAIEQNAVLTKTGQTIVLINIRIAPDTRTPVALLQLPLGLNLPVGAKLQVDEGKTVDLQIQTCENRGCFASTPIAPDLLASLKSGKQLKVSFQNMAKETIAIPMPLSDFAAAYDKIK; encoded by the coding sequence ATGCTCATGCAATCCAGACTTGTCGCTCTCGCCGCCGCTGTCCTGTTGTCGACGGGCGCCGCGTATGCCCAGCAGGGCGCCAAGAAGAACGCAGCTCCTCCTGCCGCGGCCGCTCAGCCCGCGCCCGCGCCGACCCAGCCGCAGGCCGAGGGCGCTCCGGCGCAGCCCGGCTGGATCGCACGCTGCACCAGCGCGAGCCGCGATGCGCCGCTCGAATGCGCAATCGAGCAGAACGCGGTCCTGACCAAGACCGGCCAGACCATCGTGCTGATCAACATCCGCATTGCCCCCGACACCCGCACGCCCGTGGCGTTGCTGCAATTGCCGCTCGGCCTCAATCTGCCGGTTGGCGCGAAACTCCAGGTCGACGAGGGCAAGACCGTCGATCTTCAGATCCAGACCTGCGAGAACCGCGGCTGCTTCGCCTCGACGCCGATCGCGCCGGACCTGCTCGCGAGCCTGAAGTCGGGCAAGCAGTTGAAAGTCTCCTTCCAGAACATGGCCAAGGAGACGATCGCGATCCCAATGCCGCTCAGCGATTTCGCGGCGGCCTACGACAAGATCAAGTAA